In Scleropages formosus chromosome 20, fSclFor1.1, whole genome shotgun sequence, a single window of DNA contains:
- the slc16a8 gene encoding monocarboxylate transporter 3, with amino-acid sequence MGVRMGQGRGPPAPDGGWGWAVLLSCFVVTGFSYAFPKAVSIYFKELMRDFGVGYSDTAWISSIMLAMLYGSGPVSSIMVNKFGCRPVMLFGGLLASAGMVAASFTTNIVQLYLTAGVATGMGLALNFQPSLIMLGCYFDRRRPLANGLAAAGSPVFLSALSPLGQVLVDHFGWRGGFLIMGGLLLNCCTCGAVMRPLEQKQNKEDDSSKSEDCTEQSEKTNMKNRKKLLDFSVLRNKGLVIYIITKFVAILGLFVPTILLVNYAKDQGIPDHEAAFLLSIIGFVDIFARPTCGLVAGLKRVRPRMAYFFSLALLFNGLTDVCSARSTSYIGLVVFCVFFGLSYGMVGALQFEMLMGIVGTRGFSSALGLVLLIEAVAVLIGPPSAGRLVDAYKSYELIFYMAGGELIAAGVCLCVASYCCVGRSKKHNPHKEAERDVEKDLPVADGTHTDHNSEQSRGAA; translated from the exons ATGGGGGTCCGCATGGGTCAGGGCAGAGGACCGCCAGCCCCCGATGGTGGCTGGGGCTGGGCTGTACTGCTGAGCTGCTTCGTGGTCACTGGTTTCTCCTACGCCTTCCCCAAGGCTGTCAGCATTTATTTCAAGGAACTGATGCGAGACTTCGGGGTGGGTTACAGTGATACAGCCTGGATTTCCTCCATCATGCTTGCAATGCTCTATGGCAGTG GCCCTGTGTCCAGTATAATGGTGAACAAGTTTGGCTGTCGACCAGTGATGCTGTTTGGGGGCTTGCTGGCATCGGCAGGCATGGTGGCTGCATCCTTCACCACCAACATTGTCCAGCTTTATCTGACTGCTGGCGTTGCCACAG GTATGGGCCTAGCGCTGAATTTCCAGCCATCACTCATCATGCTCGGCTGCTACTTTGACCGTCGGAGGCCATTGGCCAACGGACTCGCAGCAGCCGGGAGCCCagtcttcctctctgctctctcccCACTTGGCCAAGTCCTGGTGGACCATTTTGGATGGAGAGGAGGCTTCCTCATCATGGGTGGGTTGCTGCTAAACTGCTGCACTTGCGGAGCTGTCATGAGACCCCTGGAGCAGAAGCAGAACAAGGAA GACGACAGTAGTAAGAGTGAGGATTGCACGGAGCAATCTGAGAAAACCAACATGAAGAACAGGAAGAAACTTCTGGACTTTAGTGTACTCCGCAATAAGGGCCTTGTAATCTACATTATCACCAAGTTTGTTGCTATCCTTGGCCTTTTTGTTCCCACCATCCTACTGGTGAACTACGCCAAGGACCAGGGCATACCAGATCATGAGGCTGCTTTCCTGCTCTCCATCATCGGCTTCGTCGATATCTTTGCCCGGCCCACATGTGGCCTGGTTGCTGGGCTAAAGCGTGTGCGACCAAGGATGGCTTACTTCTTCAGCCTGGCTTTGCTCTTCAACGGGCTGACGGACGTGTGCTCTGCTAGAAGCACAAGCTACATTGGCCTTGTGGTCTTCTGCGTCTTCTTCGGGCTGTCCTATGGAATGGTGGGTGCCCTTCAGTTTGAGATGCTGATGGGCATCGTGGGGACAAGGGGTTTCTCCAGTGCCCTGGGCCTGGTGCTGCTCATCGAGGCTGTGGCTGTGCTCATCGGACCCCCCTCGGCTG GTCGTTTAGTGGATGCATACAAGAGCTATGAGCTCATATTCTACATGGCCGGGGGAGAGTTAatagctgcaggtgtgtgtctgtgtgtggcatCGTACTGTTGTGTTGGACGGAGTAAGAAACATAATCCACACAAGGAGGCAGAGCGGGATGTGGAGAAGGATCTGCCAGTGGCTGATGGCACCCACACAGATCACAACAGCGAACAGTCCCGTGGAGCAGCTTGA